Proteins from a genomic interval of Fibrobacter sp.:
- the purT gene encoding formate-dependent phosphoribosylglycinamide formyltransferase: MAEIGTPLSSSATKVLFCGAGELGKEVIIEMMRLGVEVIAVDRYANAPGMQVAHRSHVINMLDGAELRRVIELEKPDYIVPEVEAIATDTLVELEKEGFTVIPTAKATKLTMNREGIRRLAAEELGIKTSPYRFADNFEDFKAAVKEIGIPCVVKPVMSSSGHGQSVIKTEADIQNSWDISQHEGRTGHASRVIVEGFVPFDYEITLLTVRHVAGTSFLEPIGHHQVGGDYQESWQPQPMKPELLEQAKVIAKKVTDALGGRGIFGVELFVCKDEVLFSEVSPRPHDTGMVTLISQDLSEFALHARAILGLPIPNIAFHGPSASKAIVVDGNSDHVKFGGLEDVLAEPDTALRLFGKPELKGHRRLGVLLARRDTVEEAKAQVMAMREKVKVKL; the protein is encoded by the coding sequence ATGGCAGAAATCGGTACACCTCTAAGTTCTAGCGCTACCAAGGTCCTGTTCTGTGGAGCAGGCGAACTGGGCAAGGAAGTCATCATCGAGATGATGCGTCTGGGCGTCGAAGTGATTGCCGTGGACCGCTACGCCAATGCTCCCGGTATGCAGGTGGCTCATCGCAGCCATGTCATCAACATGCTCGACGGTGCCGAACTCCGCCGCGTGATTGAACTGGAAAAGCCGGACTACATCGTTCCCGAGGTGGAGGCGATTGCGACCGATACGCTCGTAGAACTCGAAAAGGAAGGCTTTACCGTCATCCCGACCGCGAAGGCCACCAAGCTTACCATGAACCGCGAAGGCATCCGTCGCCTGGCTGCCGAAGAACTCGGCATCAAGACGAGCCCGTACCGCTTCGCCGACAATTTTGAAGATTTCAAGGCCGCCGTCAAGGAAATCGGCATCCCCTGCGTGGTGAAGCCGGTGATGAGTTCCTCGGGCCACGGCCAGAGTGTCATCAAGACCGAAGCCGATATCCAGAACTCCTGGGATATTTCCCAGCATGAGGGCCGTACGGGCCATGCCAGCCGTGTGATTGTGGAAGGTTTCGTGCCGTTCGATTACGAAATTACCCTGCTCACGGTTCGCCATGTGGCGGGCACGAGTTTCCTGGAACCGATTGGCCACCACCAGGTGGGCGGTGATTACCAGGAATCTTGGCAGCCGCAGCCGATGAAACCGGAACTGCTGGAACAGGCGAAGGTGATTGCGAAGAAGGTGACGGACGCCCTCGGTGGTCGCGGCATCTTCGGCGTGGAACTCTTCGTGTGCAAGGACGAGGTGCTGTTCAGCGAAGTTTCCCCGCGTCCGCACGATACCGGCATGGTGACCCTCATCAGCCAGGACCTCTCTGAATTTGCACTGCATGCCCGCGCCATCCTTGGCTTGCCCATCCCGAACATTGCGTTCCACGGCCCGAGCGCCTCGAAGGCGATTGTGGTGGACGGCAATTCCGACCACGTGAAGTTCGGTGGCTTGGAAGATGTGCTCGCCGAACCCGATACGGCGCTCCGCCTGTTCGGTAAGCCCGAACTTAAGGGCCACCGCCGCCTGGGCGTGTTGCTTGCCCGTCGCGATACCGTGGAAGAAGCCAAGGCGCAGGTCATGGCCATGCGCGAGAAGGTGAAGGTGAAACTGTAA